The Cydia amplana chromosome 10, ilCydAmpl1.1, whole genome shotgun sequence DNA window TGTGTACAAGGAATACAGTTTGCTCGTGAATTCTCAGAATTGAATGGGTAATCGATTAATCATGTGGGAGAGATAAAGGGAGACCACTCTGTTGTCTCAAAGCGGACATGGAATAGTATGCCAATGAAATCAATAGTAAATTAGCTAAAAGCTTATATTACATGCTTGAAAATTCCAATATTTCAATGATGGCTAATAAAGCACAACAACATTTTACAGTGTACTGTTTACcttcacaaaaataaataaaattagcattgtttataaacaacaaatcatAATCATGTTTTGATTCATCATACCTGCCAATTGATAAAAGATAGCAGCCTGAGAGCATCACTTTTATACAATTCATCCTCTTCAGTCGGCCCAGCGTCTTGCGAGGATGTCACAAGCTCATCAGGGACAGGAGCAGGCACAGGAACTGTGGCTGACTGGGCCGTGAACGCGCGATCCAAAACGAGTGGCTCGTTCCCCGCCATCTGTGGGTTCACCACGAATGGACAGTTGGGATCCATCCGCCGATGGCGCATCATCACTTGATCACCGTAATTCCACTGCGAAATTTTTCCACCACAACTAAAACACTCCACCTCTGTACCTTGCCCAGTATAAAAGAAGCCCCCCTTCGCTATTCGTATCGGATCTACTGGGGCTCCCATGGGCCAGTTTGAAAAAGTATTCAATCTATTAATCTCTAAATtcattttttctaaaatgaaacaaaaactTCGCACTAACTCTAGATAGCACTGCTTGCACTGTTTACAATGTAGTCAATAAAATAACTGACTCAtcaaatttatttgatttatgttCAGTTGTGCTGTTTTTAAACGTATAATCACATAACAGCAATGTTAAAAGGacaaaatgtattagatttCAATACAATAAAACTTAAGCAATCAAGCAATGAATGACGAAAGACTAAAGTAAAGTTTGACATTTCACGTCTTTTTAAGAAGGATAGACCATAGACTACATCCCTTCgttaaggcccctgtacacaatgggacATCGCCGGCCAGTCCAAAGGACGCagagccatgcggtagaatgagatagcagtatcacttgctccctctaacgcataaatgcgtcccccagaatggcccaCGCTGGCCCGTTGTGTAGCTGCTCTTGTCTGGTCTAATTATGGAATATGACTGGTGAGtcataaaactttaaaaaaaatgcctaaAGCTCGGGCAAAAGCTTGTGAAGTGAagtgatttctttttttttcaaacatatTGGCTGTGGGTAACTTTGGCATTGAGTCTATACTTGGTCCTTGGTCCGCACCAACAAACCAcaaaaaaaaagcgattgtgtaaaggcttcggcacacaggcgcgtttaccAGGtagggcgtgagcgttttgtatgttaaaagcggcgcgccctgcTCACGTCGCGTCCGgctaacgcgcctgtgtgacgaagccttaactgtcaatgtcaaatttgacaataATAAGCCGCCTAACTAACCCAAAAGTAACATAATTgagtattatttcattttacatACATTGAGTTAAacaattcaaatattatttcgATCATGTATATTATAATAGGTCTCTTAATATTAGCTGTTATAGTTGGTTTAGCCTTTGCCGTATATTATTCATCAGAGAAGCAAAATGTTTACACCGATTTGAAAGGTAAACATGTAGTTGTGACCGGAGGATCCAGTGGCATTGGCAAAGCTGCAGCAGCAGAAGCAGCCAGGTTGGGAGCCCACGTCACAATTATTGGTCGAGATGTTAGCAAACTGACCTCTGCAGTTACTGAGATAGTCGCAAAATGTACTGATAAAGAGCAAAAGATACAATTTGCGGCCTTAGATGTAACATCAGATTACAACGCGATATCAAAATGTTTGTCTGAATTAGAAACTTCTGTGGGTCCAATTTTTATGCTAATCAATTCTGCCGGAATGTGCATTTGTGGAGAATTCGATAAAATGAAGGTTGAGGATGTTAAACAAATGATTGATTTGAATTACTTTGGTACGGCATATCCTACAAGGTATGTTTTACCTGGAATGAAGCAGAGGCGCGAAGGGATCGTCGTATTTGTAGCATCAGAGGCTGCATTGCTTGGTAAGTGTCAATTGCTACTTACTTTATTCATGTTAAATTAAAAGTTACTGTAATGATAATCAGTATTCTTTACTTTACATATGGTACTACATACTACTTTAGCGCACAAAAAATTTttaaacatgtaggtactgtaaaactttGTATGATACATGTGTacacacttgtatcgtaatgtactattattgttCATGAAAAAGAACAACAATGAAAAATAAGTTCATACTAGTTACAAACTATAATAAATGATGTATAAATGTGTGCTGACTTTCTTGTATATTTAAATTTCAGGCATTTATGGCTACAGTGCCTACAGCGGTGGAAAGTGGGCAGTTCGAGGCTTAGCTGAAACTCTATTCATGGAGCTGTTAGGCACAGGTGTGCGCCTGACACTTGCCTTCCCGCCAGACACAGACACCCCTGGACTGAAGAATGAAAACTTGACAAAGCCTAAGGAAACTTTGCTTATATCTGGGAGTGGTGGGTTGCAGTCAGCGGACATGGTTGGCAAGAAAATGGTCCATGATGCTTTGGTAAGATCCTGTTTAGTTTACATATCTTAAGGAAACAAAGATGATTATTAAGATGAAATTATTTgtcaatggcgcttacgccttaCTGCATTGTGTTTACATTGGAGCATTGTTAGCCGcaaccatgaccagtgaaacctgtgtcgaaacattGGTAAATAAAGATGTGTGAATAAATTTTGCGTTAGACCCgtatataaatgtgagttaatattgttaataatGGCGAAAGCAACAatgaggtcccttttcatagacaaTGTCACATATTATTTCTAATTTCATGAATGATGTTTGATTTCTAAATTAAACCAATTGACACAaaagttattaattttgtaatgTCATGGAAAAGTCGAAATATATGAATTGCTTGTGCTAGTCCAAACAGAGAAGGTAGAATTACTTTATgaaaatcataatttatttgttactttaaaatctgttttcatacatattaaatttttttttgtttcagactGGAAGAAAGTATTCAGTGTTCGGGTTCAGCGGTAACTTAATGTCTCTTCTATTCTGCGGATCCATAGACAGCTTGAGCCAGATACTGGTGCAAATATCCTGCTTGGGGATTCTACGGACCATCATGGTTGGTGTGTTGTTGTCCTTTCACAAAATAGTCTGGGATGGCTTGAAAGAGAAAAAGGAGACTCCAAAGAGTAAATAAGATAAGTCTCAACATTAACACTAtcagggctgatttagacggcgcgcgaactcacatgcgattttagttacattgcggattgttggttacgtccaattcaaccgacctaTCAAAAccagcaatgtaatgaaactcgcatgcgagttctcgcatcgtctaaattggcccttatactatgtagtggagTTTCAATGCTTTCAATAGTCAGTACTCCTGAGATTCCTAATCTGTTGCATTTTTAGAGGgcaaaatattgtttatttatttttgataaaatgtagTGATGCATATCAAACTTCGAATTTTGGCAAGGGTTTGAGGTATTAggggcttggaggatacaactaaacggagtagccattaacaggctttcccctctgtcgaaaataggcggccaacggtcatacacaatgtatggactgacgtttatctgacatggctatttttacgttacgcatacatttgacgttcccctcccccgcaaaaatcggcagactgttttgtacagaaaattacagacatggcgtctccgtttgattatatcctccaagattagGGGTCACtaattagtttcttcaggggtccggttcttaaaataaaatgaccattgCGGTCCGTTTCTGCTTTAGTTTATTGcaggtccgccatttggtgacccctagGGGAAGGGGAATAAAGGGAAAGTGGTCCTTTTAGGAAGTAGCCATTAGAGGGAAATAGCTGTTTACTAACTGACTAAATTTATTTTGGTATGCATTCACAAGTATTCATATTATGTTactagatatttattttagctgTCTCATAATAAACGTATAAGTACTTACACATTTTAattcttcactttatttatttttcatcttaagttaggttttttataatatgaatataaaagtaaaatattatatatataagaaGAGTTACttaataaaactattttcaCTTTCAtaagttttctttaatattgCTTAGTTTAAGCCAGCTATTTACATGCCTGCCCCAGGGCTAATTTTAGATGCGCGAAGGCCAGAGCAATTCCGGGATTTCTCTACACATAAACCAATTTTTCAGTGTGAAGgaataaacaaatgaattaaattcgtCCTCGCATCACATTATTCAGTACACCTCCTATGCTGCACATACTGCAGTCGCCAACAAACTGATAAAGAAATGGCCTCTATTGCGCAGCACATGTGGCAATCTAGCAATGCAATAAGTACGATCCGAGTAGTTAAGAGGTCTTCCGCTGCCGCAAGTCTGTACAGGTACGCCAAAATCTAATTCATCAAGACAAGAGGCCCCTGTTTGCCTATACAAGTCACATGTACAGTGGTACATTACAGCCATAGCAGCCATTGGTTATATTGGGTATTGGTTGGTGGTGGCgagagtaaataattaaatgactTTTTCAATGGCTTTTAATGTTATCAGTAATGGGGCAGGATTGAGGGTCCATCCCTGTCCTGCGGCAGGTGTGTGGGTAGCCAGCTTCACCAACTGAGACCCCTTCAATTACCTACAGACACTTTGTAAAAACCTTTAGGTTTTGTATCAAAAGGTGTTTTAGCTTACATTAATTACACTTTGTTACGACTAACCAATACACGAGTTCTGTTGATATTGTAGTCTAAAACCGCGAGCAACGTATCCTTCATCCGATCTGAACCACACAACTATGGGGCCTGCGCCATTATCTGAAACAATATAAAATGTAGAGCATACTGACTGTATATAGGTACAAGAGCCACAGGAGGGCTTATTCAACTTGCCAGAGACATTTTCAACAActaagttaaataaaaagtgtATATCTTTTGGGTCCTACTTAATGGAGGAAAGTTTGCTGAAAGGCGCGTCCAGCTCCAGATCTGGCAAATGCGTCGCTTCGAGCCACTCAGGAAAGTTCGATAACCGCACGCTTGATTTTCGAAGTAAGTAAACAGGTAGGCTTGCACCGCGCGAGCGATCTTGGAATGTCGCGAGAGACCGGtgcataaggtaaacgtactggtgctcgacgcggtcccagtacatgtcatctatGATGAAACTTcaaagtcattgtcaatagaggtgacagcagggtgccatctattgcgcattagcatgtcgagcactagtacgtttaccttacatgtGTCATATGTAAAATCATTGTGGTACGtatttttgtttacaatttaacAATATTGTCGAATTGTACACTTAAAGTTTCGTGGGATAGGCCCCTGATAATAGTTCTGTACCTGTAATCGGCGCATCAAGAGCAAAGTCCTGCAGAACTGAACCGTCGTTCAGCCGGTCTCCGCAGAGCCTCGCCGCTGACATGAGCAGCCAGTCGCTGGGGCAGTTGAAAATCTCTACTCCAGCTTGACCCGGAGGAATAACTGGTAAGCCGTCTGTAAACaatatgtacgagtaggtaggtacaagtaTATTCACCCAAGATCGTATGAATACTATGAATGGATTGCATAAGcgaa harbors:
- the LOC134651570 gene encoding 3-ketodihydrosphingosine reductase, which gives rise to MYIIIGLLILAVIVGLAFAVYYSSEKQNVYTDLKGKHVVVTGGSSGIGKAAAAEAARLGAHVTIIGRDVSKLTSAVTEIVAKCTDKEQKIQFAALDVTSDYNAISKCLSELETSVGPIFMLINSAGMCICGEFDKMKVEDVKQMIDLNYFGTAYPTRYVLPGMKQRREGIVVFVASEAALLGIYGYSAYSGGKWAVRGLAETLFMELLGTGVRLTLAFPPDTDTPGLKNENLTKPKETLLISGSGGLQSADMVGKKMVHDALTGRKYSVFGFSGNLMSLLFCGSIDSLSQILVQISCLGILRTIMVGVLLSFHKIVWDGLKEKKETPKSK